Proteins encoded by one window of Rutidosis leptorrhynchoides isolate AG116_Rl617_1_P2 chromosome 7, CSIRO_AGI_Rlap_v1, whole genome shotgun sequence:
- the LOC139857714 gene encoding transcriptional corepressor LEUNIG-like produces MDRFVEDESLDDIDNDLRDMVDRCMDLSKEFTLTEVNSVRASESKLVCCHFSSDGKLLASGGFDKKAVLWYTDSLKPKFALEEHASLITDVHFSPSTPLLATSSFDKTVRVWHANNSEYSLRIYFGHSASVMSLDFHPNKDDLICSCDGDGEIRYWSFNNGSCTRVFKGGSAQVRFQPRHGRYLAAAAENIVSILDVDTQACPHILQGHTKDIHSICWDPKGEYLASVSEDSVRVWSFMSGNEGECIHELSCIGNKFHSCVFHPSDPSVLVIGCYQSLELWNMSENKIMALSAHEGLIAGLASSTVTGLVASVSHDKIVKLWK; encoded by the exons ATGGATCGTTTTGTTGAGGACGAATCTCttgatgatattgataatgatctGAGGGATATGGTTGATCGTTGTATGGATTTAAGCAAAG AATTTACACTTACTGAGGTGAATTCCGTTCGTGCAAGCGAAAGCAAGTTAGTCTGTTGTCACTTTTCATCGGATGGTAAACTTCTTGCGAGTGGTGGCTTCGATAAGAAG GCCGTATTGTGGTACACTGATTCTCTAAAGCCGAAGTTCGCTCTCGAAGAACATGCATCATTGATTACGGACGTGCACTTCAGCCCAAGCACGCCCCTTCTGGCAACTTCATCTTTTGATAAAACAGTCCGTGTTTGGCATGCAAATAAC TCGGAGTATTCACTTCGAATTTATTTTGGGCATTCTGCATCCGTGATGTCCTTAGATTTCCACCCGAATAAAGATGACCTCATTTGCTCGTGTGATGGGGATGGAGAAATAAGATACTGGAGCTTTAATAATGGCAGTTGTACACGTGTATTTAAG GGAGGATCGGCTCAAGTGAGATTCCAGCCACGCCATGGAAGATATCTAGCAGCAGCTGCTGAGAACATCGTGTCAATACTGGATGTGGACACACAAGCGTGTCCACATATATTACAG GGACATACGAAAGATATTCATTCTATTTGCTGGGACCCGAAAGGCGAGTATTTGGCATCTGTTAGTGAGGATTCTGTCAGAGTTTGGTCTTTTATGTCGGGAAACGAAGGAGAGTGTATACATGAACTTAGCTGTATTGGAAATAAGTTCCATTCTTGTGTGTTTCATCCTAGTGATCCTTCGGTATTGGTCATTGGCTGTTACCAG TCCCTGGAGCTATGGAATATGTCAGAGAACAAGATAATGGCATTGTCAGCACATGAAGGGCTAATTGCTGGTTTGGCATCATCAACGGTTACAGGTTTGGTAGCTTCCGTCAGCCATGATAAGATCGTTAAACTTTGGAAGTGA